One window of Chamaesiphon minutus PCC 6605 genomic DNA carries:
- a CDS encoding NADP-dependent oxidoreductase produces MTDIISREIQLISHPTGMPTLNNFALAQTKLEPLQDGQVLVRNLYISVDPYMRGRMNGGKSYVPPFELGKPMTGGAVGEVVESHAEAFQPGDVVTSNYGWREYFIATPPELHPVSRDIQPLSVYLGALGMTGLTAWAGMYLVDVKADDVIFISGAAGAVGNVAGQLAKIRGCEVIGSAGSQDKVEFLLEECGFDRAFDYKSSPAISVIEQLNLAALNGIDVYFDNVGGEMLEAALSALRVNGRIIACGGISGYNAEIPQPGPSNLFNITTKRLTMKGLIVGDWLGCRAEFEQVVGDYYRSGKLKNKETVVVGIDKAVSAFLGLFDGKNIGKMVVKLE; encoded by the coding sequence ATGACAGATATTATCAGCCGTGAAATTCAACTCATCTCGCATCCCACAGGGATGCCTACCCTAAATAACTTTGCCCTCGCCCAAACCAAACTGGAGCCGCTGCAAGATGGGCAGGTACTAGTTCGTAACCTCTATATATCCGTAGATCCCTATATGCGCGGGCGGATGAATGGCGGCAAATCCTATGTGCCACCATTCGAGTTGGGCAAACCGATGACTGGCGGCGCAGTTGGCGAAGTCGTTGAGTCCCACGCTGAAGCATTCCAACCAGGTGATGTCGTCACTTCTAACTATGGTTGGCGAGAGTATTTTATCGCCACACCGCCAGAGCTACATCCAGTCAGCCGCGACATTCAACCGCTCTCCGTTTACCTCGGTGCCCTGGGGATGACGGGTTTAACTGCTTGGGCGGGGATGTACTTGGTCGATGTCAAAGCTGACGATGTGATTTTCATTTCGGGAGCTGCTGGTGCAGTGGGAAATGTGGCCGGACAACTGGCAAAAATACGCGGCTGTGAAGTCATCGGCTCGGCAGGTTCGCAAGATAAGGTCGAGTTTCTACTGGAAGAATGCGGCTTCGATCGTGCATTTGACTACAAATCCAGTCCCGCGATCTCGGTTATCGAACAATTGAACCTAGCAGCCCTCAACGGGATTGATGTCTACTTCGATAATGTCGGCGGTGAAATGCTCGAAGCGGCACTCTCAGCGTTGCGCGTGAATGGTCGGATTATCGCTTGTGGTGGCATCTCTGGTTACAACGCGGAAATCCCCCAACCTGGGCCGAGCAATCTATTTAATATCACTACCAAACGATTGACGATGAAAGGTTTAATTGTTGGCGATTGGCTGGGTTGTCGGGCTGAATTCGAGCAAGTAGTGGGTGACTATTATCGATCGGGCAAATTGAAAAATAAGGAAACAGTAGTAGTCGGAATCGATAAAGCGGTAAGCGCGTTTCTCGGTTTATTTGACGGAAAAAACATCGGCAAGATGGTCGTGAAATTGGAATAG
- a CDS encoding ferrochelatase — MIGSQSQATHTVVPHKEDSAEPTRVAVLLAGYGEVESYRDLSSYNQAATKYIASQFVSIPEWLYPAAGWFLGLLDWYDFGFKHHHFMSPENEMFEKQRIGIEQQLQDRWGNRVQVFKGFYFCEPFVQEVVTETIEQGFENLLVFPLLVVDSAFTGKIAIEQVNEVIATNKSEDLPFRSIRYIPSFATEPTYIDLLVRQIKESLNQLSTCGCFESQIGVILTVHGGPEKANGLLTGVIDGQALFDRVQAQLQHQYPLISIGWINHDMPFIKWSQPNLEQAAKSLIGSGAQTIIFKPLGWVTENYETIIDVEDAIESLQRQYPTVTYTRLECVNDDPEFFSIAAGWANLQIEAMLSGSKIATRK, encoded by the coding sequence ATGATCGGTTCTCAATCTCAAGCGACACATACTGTCGTGCCTCACAAAGAAGATTCAGCAGAGCCAACGCGAGTTGCAGTTTTGCTAGCAGGGTACGGCGAAGTGGAATCCTACCGCGATCTAAGTAGTTATAACCAAGCTGCTACTAAGTACATTGCATCTCAGTTCGTCTCTATCCCTGAGTGGTTATATCCGGCGGCTGGTTGGTTCTTGGGACTACTAGATTGGTACGACTTTGGCTTCAAACATCATCATTTCATGTCCCCTGAAAATGAGATGTTTGAAAAACAACGAATTGGCATCGAGCAGCAGTTACAAGACCGCTGGGGAAATCGGGTGCAAGTGTTCAAAGGCTTTTATTTTTGCGAACCTTTTGTCCAAGAAGTTGTGACCGAGACGATCGAGCAAGGCTTTGAAAACTTACTGGTTTTTCCTTTGCTGGTAGTCGATTCTGCATTTACTGGCAAAATAGCGATCGAGCAAGTTAATGAAGTTATTGCTACAAACAAATCTGAAGATTTGCCATTCCGATCGATTAGATATATTCCCTCTTTCGCAACTGAACCCACTTACATCGATCTGCTAGTGCGTCAGATTAAGGAATCTCTAAATCAGCTATCTACATGTGGCTGTTTTGAGTCGCAGATCGGTGTCATCTTAACGGTTCATGGTGGCCCCGAAAAAGCTAATGGGTTGTTGACTGGGGTAATTGATGGACAAGCTCTATTCGATCGAGTCCAAGCCCAACTACAGCATCAATATCCATTAATCTCGATCGGCTGGATAAATCATGATATGCCGTTCATCAAATGGTCGCAACCTAATCTCGAACAAGCTGCAAAAAGCCTAATCGGATCGGGTGCCCAAACTATTATATTTAAACCATTGGGGTGGGTAACTGAAAATTATGAAACTATTATTGATGTAGAAGATGCGATCGAGTCTTTGCAACGTCAATATCCTACCGTAACTTACACACGGCTCGAATGCGTCAATGACGATCCTGAATTTTTTAGCATCGCAGCAGGATGGGCAAATCTGCAAATTGAAGCGATGCTATCTGGATCGAAAATTGCCACTCGGAAATAA
- the pgmB gene encoding beta-phosphoglucomutase: protein MNTLTRPRELIYTDWTLIEPEFDPAKLRARETVFTIGNGYLGTRGSFEEGYPNALPITLINGVYDDIPVVYTELANCPDWLLLIVIVNGEQFRLDRGEILSYERRLDLRQGVLSRSIRWRSPIGHTVDLKFDRFASLADEQVLALRCEITPITSGRLANDFDGTIEVQSSINGYPENQGLDHWEHLDRGKTDRGVWLHVRTRSTQIELGMAAKMTASGTEAISQVINTPDCPTLTTTFVARTGQSVSVEKLVTVFTSRETKSPVQAAQAKLAELPAYPILLAAHQQAWRAVWEYSDIEIEGDLTAQLAVRYNLFQLFIGGCTAQGCLNTDPDSVPAKTLSGFGYRGHIFWDTEIFILPFFTFTQPAIARSLLNYRYDTLPGARRKAIHSGYKGAMFAWESAATGDEMTPKWSLSSDPYVEPVRIWNGEREIHISADIAYAVWQYWQITGDDIWMRDRGAEIILDTALFWLSRVEWHEKQQRYELCGVIGTDEYHEEVRNNAYTNRLVQWHLQKAVEVYEWLQETFPARANELSQQLQITPVQLLAFHTTIAQMYIPYDPKTLLIEQFEGFFALQDLNLSDYEPRTRSIQSVLGMAKTNLSQVIKQPDVLMLLYLLFNTPEFANRQDVMHENWNYYTPRTDITQGSSLGSSVQALLAASLDKSVDAYEHFMRAALIDLQNTFGNTEDGIHAASAGGVWQALVFGFGGIQLTENGPVATPHLPQNWTRLKFKLNWHGTWHQFNLSPSVVSTTAIQGFIFDVDGVLTDTAEYHYRAWQRLADEEGLPFDRQANEALRGVSRRESLMHIIGIRQYSEAQLQAMMERKNRYYVESIATITPQNLFPGAIELLTELRQAGIKIAIGSASKNARTVIEKLGIGNLVDAIADGDSVEAPKPAPDLFLYAAQQIGLEPDRCVVVEDATVGVRAAIAAGMRSIGIGPITRVGAADIVLPNLIGVHLVDLQAQLKLAPEKFSQPIVIPIL, encoded by the coding sequence ATGAACACTCTCACCCGCCCTCGCGAACTGATTTACACCGACTGGACGCTAATTGAGCCTGAATTCGACCCGGCAAAATTACGCGCCAGAGAAACCGTATTTACGATCGGCAATGGTTATTTAGGCACGCGCGGCAGTTTTGAAGAAGGCTACCCCAATGCGTTGCCCATTACCTTAATTAATGGGGTTTATGACGATATCCCCGTGGTGTATACGGAGCTAGCAAATTGTCCTGACTGGCTGTTATTAATAGTCATCGTCAATGGCGAACAGTTTCGGTTAGATCGCGGTGAAATCCTTTCCTACGAGCGGCGGCTGGACTTGCGACAGGGGGTGTTGAGTCGATCGATCCGCTGGCGGAGTCCGATCGGTCATACCGTAGATTTAAAGTTCGATCGGTTTGCAAGTCTGGCAGACGAGCAGGTACTAGCACTGCGCTGTGAGATTACGCCGATTACCTCCGGTAGGCTAGCCAACGATTTTGATGGCACCATCGAGGTACAGTCCAGTATCAATGGTTATCCCGAAAATCAAGGCTTGGACCATTGGGAGCATCTCGATCGAGGCAAGACAGATCGAGGAGTCTGGCTCCACGTTCGCACCCGCAGTACCCAGATCGAACTCGGCATGGCTGCGAAAATGACCGCGAGCGGTACTGAGGCAATATCACAAGTCATAAATACCCCCGACTGTCCCACCCTGACGACCACTTTTGTCGCCAGAACAGGTCAAAGCGTCAGCGTAGAGAAGCTAGTAACGGTGTTCACCTCTCGCGAGACCAAATCGCCAGTCCAGGCGGCTCAGGCCAAATTAGCCGAACTACCAGCTTATCCGATTCTCCTCGCCGCCCATCAACAGGCGTGGAGAGCAGTTTGGGAGTACAGCGATATCGAGATTGAGGGCGATCTTACCGCTCAGTTAGCAGTGCGCTACAACTTGTTTCAACTTTTCATTGGTGGCTGTACCGCTCAGGGGTGTCTCAATACCGACCCTGACAGCGTTCCTGCCAAAACCTTATCGGGGTTTGGCTATCGGGGGCATATCTTTTGGGATACCGAAATTTTTATCCTGCCCTTTTTCACCTTCACGCAACCCGCGATCGCCCGTAGCCTCCTCAACTATCGCTATGACACCCTCCCTGGAGCGAGACGCAAAGCCATCCACAGTGGTTACAAAGGGGCGATGTTTGCCTGGGAAAGTGCGGCAACTGGCGATGAAATGACCCCCAAATGGTCGCTATCGAGCGATCCTTATGTGGAACCCGTCCGCATCTGGAATGGGGAGCGCGAAATTCACATTAGTGCGGACATTGCCTATGCTGTCTGGCAATACTGGCAAATAACGGGCGATGACATCTGGATGCGCGATCGCGGAGCCGAAATTATCCTCGATACAGCTCTATTCTGGCTGAGTCGGGTAGAGTGGCACGAGAAACAGCAACGCTACGAATTGTGTGGGGTAATTGGTACCGATGAATATCACGAGGAAGTAAGAAACAATGCCTACACCAATCGGCTGGTGCAATGGCATCTGCAAAAGGCGGTAGAAGTCTACGAGTGGCTACAAGAAACGTTTCCAGCGCGAGCAAATGAACTCAGTCAACAGCTACAAATCACGCCAGTACAGCTACTAGCGTTCCACACGACGATCGCTCAGATGTACATTCCTTACGATCCGAAGACATTGCTGATCGAGCAGTTTGAGGGGTTTTTCGCACTCCAAGATCTTAACTTGAGCGACTACGAACCGCGCACGAGATCGATCCAATCTGTCCTCGGCATGGCAAAAACGAATCTGAGCCAGGTCATCAAGCAACCCGACGTGCTGATGCTGCTCTATTTATTATTCAACACGCCAGAATTTGCCAATCGTCAGGATGTCATGCACGAGAACTGGAACTACTACACTCCCCGCACTGATATCACCCAAGGCTCATCCCTCGGTTCATCCGTTCAAGCACTTCTCGCCGCCAGCCTGGATAAATCGGTAGATGCCTACGAACACTTTATGCGGGCAGCTCTAATCGATCTCCAAAACACTTTCGGTAACACCGAAGATGGCATTCATGCGGCTTCGGCTGGTGGTGTTTGGCAAGCTCTCGTCTTCGGCTTTGGCGGTATCCAACTGACGGAAAACGGCCCCGTGGCGACTCCCCATCTGCCACAGAATTGGACGCGGCTCAAATTTAAACTCAACTGGCATGGTACCTGGCACCAGTTCAACCTCTCACCCTCAGTTGTTTCAACTACAGCTATTCAGGGCTTTATCTTCGATGTCGATGGCGTGTTGACGGATACTGCCGAATATCATTATCGGGCTTGGCAACGACTGGCTGACGAAGAGGGATTGCCCTTCGACAGGCAGGCGAACGAAGCACTGCGGGGCGTATCTCGCCGCGAGTCGCTGATGCACATCATCGGCATTCGACAATATTCGGAAGCGCAGCTTCAGGCGATGATGGAACGCAAAAATCGTTATTACGTGGAATCGATCGCCACCATTACCCCTCAAAATCTATTTCCAGGCGCAATTGAGTTATTAACAGAACTCCGACAAGCGGGAATTAAAATAGCGATCGGTTCTGCGAGTAAAAATGCCCGCACTGTCATCGAGAAATTAGGGATTGGCAATCTGGTGGATGCGATCGCTGATGGAGATAGTGTCGAAGCTCCGAAGCCAGCCCCAGACCTATTTCTATACGCAGCTCAACAGATCGGACTCGAACCCGATCGGTGTGTTGTCGTGGAAGATGCCACTGTGGGCGTTCGAGCGGCGATCGCGGCAGGAATGCGATCGATCGGAATTGGCCCCATAACTCGCGTTGGAGCCGCTGATATCGTTCTACCAAACCTGATTGGCGTTCACCTGGTCGATCTCCAAGCTCAATTAAAACTAGCTCCAGAAAAATTCTCTCAACCCATAGTAATACCAATTCTTTAA
- a CDS encoding BON domain-containing protein — protein MQSTIEKTDTELKNDVLSELKYDPSVKVSDIGVLAKNGTVTLNGYATSYNEKWEAVHATKRVAGVKAIADDIKIQPPASYHRTDTDIAAAAINQIEWSTTIPNGTVQATVRDGWITLDGEVEWWYQKNAAGSLVKQMAGVKGVTNSISISPKVTKKAVETDIKAAFKRSAMLDAEHIRVETSGNNVILHGQVRNYSEYDEAERVAWSEAGVSSVDNRLEVDWMF, from the coding sequence ATGCAAAGTACCATCGAAAAAACTGACACAGAATTAAAAAATGATGTGCTATCCGAACTCAAATACGATCCCAGCGTCAAAGTCTCAGACATCGGCGTATTAGCCAAAAATGGGACGGTAACACTCAATGGCTATGCCACCAGCTATAACGAGAAATGGGAAGCCGTACACGCTACTAAACGGGTTGCAGGGGTCAAAGCGATCGCCGATGACATCAAAATCCAGCCACCAGCTTCGTACCACCGCACCGACACCGATATTGCCGCAGCCGCGATAAACCAAATCGAATGGTCTACGACAATCCCCAACGGCACCGTTCAGGCAACAGTCCGTGATGGCTGGATCACCTTAGATGGCGAAGTGGAATGGTGGTATCAAAAGAACGCGGCAGGCAGCCTAGTCAAGCAAATGGCGGGTGTTAAAGGAGTCACTAATTCAATCTCCATCTCGCCCAAAGTGACCAAAAAGGCAGTCGAAACGGACATCAAAGCTGCATTCAAACGCAGTGCGATGTTGGATGCCGAACACATCCGCGTGGAAACTTCTGGCAACAACGTCATCCTCCACGGTCAAGTTCGCAACTACAGCGAGTATGACGAAGCCGAACGAGTTGCTTGGTCTGAAGCAGGTGTATCCTCTGTGGACAATCGCCTCGAAGTAGATTGGATGTTCTAG
- a CDS encoding NAD(P)/FAD-dependent oxidoreductase, whose protein sequence is MSNIMTEVDTLDETLTIPTQLIAAQKLPTLILGGGFTGLFTALHLSHQHYQTPTILIDRGSRFIFKPLLYEFLSGEMNTQYICPRYDNLLHKSGIEFIQDTVQSIDLHQRQVKLASGLHYNYRNLVLSLGSVVGYCGVEGAKEHTLQFSSTEDAVVLAKHLRDCLQRATQATGLEKQTLLTFAIMGAGCTGIELAATLADLLPNWYALLGGDITDLRVVVIQRGQEILKGHSDSIRETTQTALQERNVAVELMLETEVIEVRPNTVVLKRNNQIEQLCAATMIWTAGTAMNPLIDTLSIPEASRDRHGQLKLTNTSQLLGFPEVFAGGDCTVMEPQLPATAQVAYQQGAAISHNLQALSENRPLLPVEIGLRGTLLKLGLDESVADLFDRYQVKGHLGHLIRQAAYVDLLPTPARNFKGTIEWLSDELFHYIAEK, encoded by the coding sequence ATGTCGAATATTATGACTGAAGTAGATACCTTAGATGAAACATTAACAATTCCTACCCAACTTATTGCGGCTCAAAAGCTGCCAACTTTAATTTTAGGTGGTGGTTTTACCGGATTATTTACCGCTTTACATCTCAGTCATCAACATTATCAAACACCAACTATTCTGATCGATCGAGGTTCGAGATTTATCTTCAAACCGCTACTCTATGAGTTTCTTAGTGGTGAGATGAATACTCAATATATTTGTCCCCGCTATGACAATCTTTTACATAAAAGTGGGATTGAATTCATTCAGGATACAGTTCAATCGATCGATCTACATCAGCGACAAGTTAAATTAGCCTCTGGATTGCATTACAACTATCGTAATCTAGTTTTATCACTCGGCAGCGTAGTGGGTTACTGTGGTGTGGAAGGAGCCAAAGAACACACTTTACAATTTTCCAGCACTGAAGATGCGGTCGTTTTGGCTAAACATTTACGAGATTGTTTACAACGCGCCACCCAAGCAACCGGATTAGAAAAACAGACCTTATTAACCTTTGCAATTATGGGTGCTGGTTGTACTGGCATCGAGCTAGCTGCAACTCTGGCGGATTTATTGCCGAACTGGTACGCGCTGTTAGGTGGTGACATTACCGATCTGCGAGTTGTTGTAATTCAACGGGGACAGGAGATTCTCAAAGGTCATAGCGACAGCATCCGAGAGACTACTCAAACCGCATTGCAAGAGAGGAATGTAGCCGTTGAATTGATGCTAGAAACTGAAGTAATAGAGGTTCGTCCAAACACGGTTGTCCTGAAGCGAAACAACCAAATCGAGCAGCTCTGCGCCGCGACGATGATTTGGACGGCAGGAACCGCAATGAATCCATTAATCGATACATTGTCGATTCCTGAAGCAAGTCGCGATCGACACGGACAACTTAAACTGACGAACACCTCACAACTGCTCGGTTTCCCAGAAGTGTTTGCAGGTGGAGATTGCACTGTAATGGAGCCACAGTTGCCAGCTACCGCTCAAGTAGCATATCAGCAAGGAGCCGCGATCTCACATAACTTGCAAGCACTTAGCGAAAATCGCCCACTCCTTCCGGTAGAAATTGGGTTGCGGGGAACACTCTTGAAGCTAGGTTTAGATGAGAGTGTCGCCGATCTTTTCGATCGCTATCAAGTCAAAGGTCATCTCGGACACTTGATTCGCCAAGCCGCCTATGTCGATCTTTTACCTACTCCTGCCCGCAATTTCAAAGGAACGATTGAATGGTTGTCTGATGAGCTATTTCACTACATCGCCGAAAAATGA
- a CDS encoding DUF6335 family protein, which produces MPDPQLNSLIGTDAADDAEDDAYRAEVNGDEAVGGSTAVPSQNDTEELAEAVGIVVDDDTPLDTEEMLEQRDLDRWELDPASAVNR; this is translated from the coding sequence ATGCCAGACCCACAATTGAATTCATTAATCGGTACAGATGCAGCGGACGACGCGGAGGATGATGCCTATCGAGCAGAAGTGAATGGCGATGAAGCCGTTGGCGGCAGCACAGCAGTTCCTAGTCAAAATGACACGGAAGAATTGGCGGAGGCTGTGGGGATTGTGGTAGATGATGACACACCCCTTGATACTGAAGAAATGCTCGAACAGCGGGATCTAGATCGTTGGGAATTAGATCCCGCATCGGCTGTCAATCGTTAA
- a CDS encoding transposase → MSKSGKQTWGVDNFYNGSISKSQKGLEISVIAVVDVLAHQGYTLSVQQTAKTERQPIPDAKPTAKKKRKSKSKSKSKSKSKSKSKSKAKTEPVISERVKGYLKQLKIARSHLPAVVKYLTADSFYSKKSVVDGVIELDLHLISKLRIDADLRYCYTGKQKPKGAPRKYDGKVNLSDLSRLEFGGELANGTKLYSQVVWHVSLKRKIRIVYLVDQRHPEKQRVALLFSTDTMINPISLYEYYKSRFQIEFIFRDAKQFTGLCDCQSRHQQSLDFHFNASLAALNIAKLEQQKTQSDTGEDSQPQSFSMATYKRLALNGHLLERFISMLELDPTLIKSHPNYDSLLHYGSLAP, encoded by the coding sequence ATCAGCAAGAGTGGAAAACAGACATGGGGAGTAGATAATTTCTATAACGGTAGTATCAGCAAGTCTCAAAAAGGGTTAGAAATTTCGGTGATTGCAGTGGTGGATGTATTAGCCCATCAAGGTTACACTCTCTCAGTACAACAAACTGCAAAAACCGAGCGTCAACCCATCCCCGACGCGAAACCAACGGCGAAGAAGAAGCGTAAATCGAAGTCGAAATCGAAGTCGAAATCGAAGTCGAAATCTAAATCTAAATCGAAAGCGAAAACAGAACCAGTGATTTCTGAGCGAGTCAAAGGCTATCTGAAACAACTGAAAATAGCTCGCTCCCATTTGCCTGCGGTAGTAAAATATTTAACCGCAGACAGCTTTTACAGTAAGAAATCTGTTGTTGATGGGGTGATTGAGCTAGACCTTCATTTGATTAGCAAATTGCGGATTGATGCGGATCTACGATACTGCTACACTGGCAAGCAAAAGCCCAAAGGTGCGCCGCGTAAGTATGATGGCAAGGTGAATTTGAGTGATTTGTCCCGACTGGAATTCGGTGGTGAGTTAGCTAATGGCACTAAATTGTATAGCCAAGTGGTTTGGCATGTTTCACTTAAACGTAAAATTCGCATCGTTTACTTGGTTGACCAACGTCATCCCGAGAAGCAGCGAGTAGCTTTGCTCTTTTCTACCGACACGATGATTAATCCCATCAGTCTGTACGAGTACTACAAATCTCGGTTTCAAATCGAATTCATCTTTCGTGATGCCAAACAATTTACTGGGCTTTGCGACTGTCAATCCCGCCACCAACAATCCCTGGATTTTCATTTCAATGCATCCTTGGCAGCTCTCAATATTGCCAAGCTTGAACAGCAAAAAACTCAGTCGGATACTGGGGAAGATTCACAGCCGCAATCTTTTTCAATGGCAACTTACAAGCGGCTAGCTCTCAATGGACATCTACTTGAGCGGTTTATTTCCATGTTAGAACTTGACCCGACTTTGATTAAATCCCATCCTAACTACGATAGTCTTCTCCACTATGGCTCTCTAGCTCCATAA
- a CDS encoding BON domain-containing protein, with amino-acid sequence MLNVLDKTDTEIKNDVLSELKYDPSLNVTEIGVLVTDGVVTLTGYTTSFDEKLAAVHAVKRVAGVVAIADDIELHIPDANHRTDGEIAAAAAHKIAWATTIPKGSVEITVRNGWIILEGEVEWWYQKNAAEIVMRSISGVHGVSSSMSIKPNDKIPAVGMGIEAAIDRSAMLDASKIRIEIVGSKVILHGTVRTLAQREEAERIAWAAQGVFSVEDHLAVKWYPSGG; translated from the coding sequence ATGCTTAATGTCTTAGATAAAACTGATACCGAAATCAAGAATGATGTGCTATCAGAACTTAAATACGATCCCAGTCTCAATGTTACCGAAATCGGTGTATTAGTCACAGATGGCGTTGTCACCCTCACTGGTTACACCACCAGTTTTGACGAGAAATTAGCCGCCGTCCACGCTGTGAAACGAGTTGCTGGAGTAGTCGCGATCGCGGACGACATCGAACTGCATATCCCCGATGCCAATCACCGCACCGACGGCGAAATCGCCGCCGCCGCCGCCCACAAAATTGCCTGGGCTACCACAATCCCCAAGGGATCTGTTGAGATAACGGTGCGGAATGGTTGGATTATCCTCGAAGGCGAGGTGGAGTGGTGGTATCAAAAGAATGCAGCGGAAATTGTCATGCGATCGATCTCAGGCGTTCATGGGGTGTCAAGTTCGATGTCGATTAAACCCAATGATAAAATCCCCGCAGTCGGCATGGGGATTGAAGCGGCGATCGATCGCAGTGCCATGCTAGATGCGAGCAAAATCCGCATCGAGATTGTTGGTAGCAAAGTCATCCTCCACGGCACCGTGCGGACGCTTGCCCAGCGCGAGGAAGCCGAACGCATTGCCTGGGCTGCTCAAGGCGTATTTTCAGTAGAAGATCATCTCGCCGTCAAGTGGTATCCCAGTGGGGGTTAG
- a CDS encoding BON domain-containing protein — translation MMGVTGISDRISIKSKAVKMAIEQDINSALKRSAIVDVDRIQVESENNKVVLRGDVRSFAARDEAERIARSEPGVYSVDNHLGVNWSSIVE, via the coding sequence ATGATGGGTGTCACAGGAATATCCGATCGGATCTCCATCAAATCCAAAGCGGTAAAAATGGCGATCGAACAAGACATTAACTCAGCACTCAAACGCAGTGCGATCGTAGATGTCGATCGGATTCAAGTGGAGAGTGAGAACAATAAAGTCGTGCTGCGTGGTGATGTTCGCAGCTTTGCCGCACGAGATGAAGCCGAACGCATTGCTCGATCGGAACCAGGTGTGTATTCAGTAGACAATCATCTCGGCGTTAATTGGTCTTCGATTGTGGAATAA
- a CDS encoding tryptophan-rich sensory protein, whose product MKLTTQRTDPDLVRQVTILAAIIGSIVINTISNFFPPDGVDMATLSDRLFSSVQILPANYAFAIWAPIYLGLVALGIYQVQPAQRHNPSLQRGGYLLVFACIAQCAWIYLFLARLFPLSVVAMLGILLPLIVLYQRLQIGQNHVSPAERWFIQIPISIYLGWITVATVVNASLALYSTDWDGWGIAPAIWAVIMIIVGTAINSPDTF is encoded by the coding sequence ATGAAACTCACCACCCAACGTACCGATCCAGATTTAGTCAGACAAGTAACGATTCTCGCCGCGATTATCGGCAGCATTGTCATTAATACTATCTCCAACTTTTTTCCGCCTGATGGTGTTGATATGGCAACCCTATCAGATCGCCTGTTTAGTTCTGTTCAAATTCTGCCCGCCAACTACGCCTTTGCGATTTGGGCACCGATTTATCTGGGGCTGGTTGCCTTGGGGATTTATCAAGTCCAACCCGCTCAACGTCACAATCCCAGCTTACAGCGCGGTGGCTATCTCTTGGTATTTGCCTGTATCGCTCAATGTGCCTGGATTTATCTCTTTCTCGCCCGTCTGTTTCCCTTATCTGTCGTTGCGATGTTGGGCATCTTGCTACCGCTGATTGTCCTCTATCAACGCCTGCAAATCGGTCAAAACCACGTTTCGCCAGCCGAACGATGGTTTATCCAGATCCCGATTAGCATTTACCTCGGCTGGATTACCGTCGCCACTGTTGTGAATGCGTCACTCGCGCTCTACAGCACCGACTGGGATGGATGGGGGATTGCACCCGCAATCTGGGCAGTCATTATGATAATCGTCGGTACTGCGATCAATAGTCCGGACACCTTTTGA
- a CDS encoding YggT family protein yields MAHDRQDDTNIERRQELQHDEEAFRLRQEEKRLRSARLNTPFIWILNTIFWLVGALEILLGIRFLLRLFAANPQNEFARLINNLSAPFIAPFSTLFISPTFGGGGYIFDVNIAIAIVAYALLSYLAASLVKFIFYHES; encoded by the coding sequence ATGGCTCACGATCGACAGGATGATACCAACATCGAACGGCGACAAGAACTCCAACATGACGAAGAAGCTTTCCGACTTCGCCAAGAAGAGAAACGTCTACGATCTGCTCGATTAAATACTCCCTTTATTTGGATACTTAATACTATTTTCTGGCTAGTAGGAGCATTAGAAATATTACTAGGCATAAGATTTTTACTGCGGTTGTTTGCAGCCAACCCTCAAAATGAATTTGCTAGATTAATCAATAATTTATCTGCACCTTTTATCGCTCCATTCTCGACTTTGTTTATTAGCCCAACTTTTGGTGGTGGTGGATATATATTCGATGTCAATATTGCGATCGCGATCGTTGCTTACGCTCTATTGAGCTATTTAGCTGCTTCACTGGTCAAATTTATCTTTTACCACGAATCATAA